CTTCGATGCTGCGGCAGATTTTGAGCGTCACCGGCTCGGTTTTGTAGTTCACGACAAGCACTTGCGCCTCTATTTTCACCTTGTCATAGGTCGTGCTGAAAAACTTTTTAGCGTTCTCCACGCGGTCCACGTCGCCTTCGCCGTGGGTGATTTTTATTTCGGGGGTTTGCGCGATTTTCACTTTGCAGGTGGCGCCGGGCACGGTGTATGGCAGCATATCCTGACTCAGAGGTTGCAGCCCCGCTTTGCTTTGTGAGAGCAAATTGGCCGCGCCGGTCGTCCACGGGTAGTTGGTCATGTTTTTGAACTCGACGTAGTGCGTTACGGGGATTTTCTCCTCCGGGCCGCTTCTTTTTTCCTGATAATAATAAGGGCGCTGCGTGTTGGAAGATGGCAGGTTACACTCGTAGAAATGCGTCGGCTGAACGTCCGTTTCAAAAATCGGGAACTGATAGCGGCTGTTTTTGGGGAAATTGCCGGGGCGGATGGAGTAAAAATAAAAATCCTCCGCCTGCGAGCCGTCAAGCCTACCCTCCATCGGAACGACGCGCTCTTCATAGGTCTCGGCGTCAAAAGCGATTTGGTAAGCATTAGAATATTGGCTGGAAATTCTTGACATCGCGTTTCCCCTGTAAGGGTCAAAATCTTCTCTCGTTGTCTCAGGGCCGAAGTCGAACAAGAGCGATTTTTTGTTGGCGAACGTAAAATTCGGAATACCAACGGCCAGCCTGAGCTCGGCATCGCCCAAGTCCTCCGCGTCGTTGGCGATTTCGGCGCGAAGCGACAGGCGGCCTTTCGTCTTGTCGAGCAGTTCGAGGCGATACACCGGCATCCAGCCGAGATTGTTCACCAGATACGAGAGGCCGATTTCTTGCTCGGCCTTTTGGGTTTTAAAATTCAAATCGAGGCGTTTTTGGGCTTTCTTGGCCGAAATATTGAAATCTGGGGCATCGGAAAAATCGAAGCGCCGAATTTGGTTCGTTTGAATCGTCGCCCAAGCGCCAGACTCTGTTTTCACCACGAGGTATTCCGCCCCGTTTTGCCCTCTCATCAACCGCTCCC
This genomic interval from Saprospiraceae bacterium contains the following:
- a CDS encoding DUF4139 domain-containing protein, which codes for MKKHLCTLLLFSLAVGLNAQNLPIKHVTIFKNGKSLLFKSGKVQAKNGRHSMAELPDALFGTYWVAGDELSSVFTVQDSVNISDPIVNTGDILRKNLGKKAVFYVAGSHERGDMTIIGVGERLMRGQNGAEYLVVKTESGAWATIQTNQIRRFDFSDAPDFNISAKKAQKRLDLNFKTQKAEQEIGLSYLVNNLGWMPVYRLELLDKTKGRLSLRAEIANDAEDLGDAELRLAVGIPNFTFANKKSLLFDFGPETTREDFDPYRGNAMSRISSQYSNAYQIAFDAETYEERVVPMEGRLDGSQAEDFYFYSIRPGNFPKNSRYQFPIFETDVQPTHFYECNLPSSNTQRPYYYQEKRSGPEEKIPVTHYVEFKNMTNYPWTTGAANLLSQSKAGLQPLSQDMLPYTVPGATCKVKIAQTPEIKITHGEGDVDRVENAKKFFSTTYDKVKIEAQVLVVNYKTEPVTLKICRSIEGTPLKSEQKWTLKQEQATLRVNPSYNLEWVVELKPGEERKWTYSYEVFVNM